GCTACTATCTTTGCCCTTAACGAGAAGAAGGCAGGCCTCAAGTGGACCCTAGTAGCCATTAACCTCATCCTACTCGCTATCATGGTTTATGTCTTTTGGATGTCATAAATCGCTAAAAAAGAGTTGCCCATTATCTAGTGGCCCCCAAAGTTGGATTCATAGTCCAACTTATTGGGGCCCCTATTACCGGCAACTCTTTTTTCTTATTTGACTAATTACTCTTCTTCTGAACTTGCTTGCAACGCATCATCGGCATCTTGCTGGTCATTTAAGACACTTAAGCCCATAATCAGGGTGTCTTGAAAGTGCCCTTGGGCATATTGTCCTCCAGGAATACCTCCCAGCTCTTCAAAATGAAATTTCTCATAGAGCTTGATGGCTCTAACATTATTCACATTCACTTCCAGTCGGATATAGCGCAAAATCGGACTTTCCTTGGCCCAGCCCAACATATCTTCCATTAAGACATGGCTCAAACCTAGACTCCAAAAGCGTCTGAGAATAGAAATTCCTAATTCTCCCACATGCTCTTCCTTGGAGCCTTCTGGGGCACCGATAGAAGCTACCCCGATAATCTCATCATCTAAGAGAGCAATCAGGACACGGTTATTCAAGCTTTCCTGAATACTTTTTAAATACCTTTGCTCTTGTTCCTGGTTGATGCCCAGGCCCTGGGAAGTGAAACTGATAAAATCAGACTCGCCGCCCACTTTCTTGTAGAAGTCTAAGAGGGCCTTGGCGTGTTTTTGCTCTGCATCGACTAAGGTAATTTGTATTTCTTCACGTTTCATGCTTATTCTGCCAAACTTTCTAATAATTCTGCTGCTAATTCCTGTCCGCGCCCACCATTATATGCTAAGCTAATCCGACGCTCGGTAGCCGATTCCTTATGAATAGTCAGCCACAGGTAAGGCGTTTCTAAGTCTTCCTTAATGAACTGGGGCCATTCAATCACAGTGACACCATCGCCCTCTAGGTATTCTTCAATCCCCAAACCTTCAGCTCCCGTTTCCTCTAAACGGTAGGCATCCATGTGGTAGAGGGGCAGACGTCCCATTTGGTATTCCCGCATAATGGTAAAAGTTGGACTCTTAATCGCCTTATTAATCCCTAAAGCATGGGCAAAATAGCCCGTAAAGGTCGTCTTACCTGCCCCTAGGTCTCCTTCTAGGCAGATAACGTCCCCTGCTTGAACCAAGTCGGCTAATTTTTGGGCGGTTTTTTCGGTATCCTTTTCGTTATGCCATTTGATCTCTGACATGCTTTCACCTCAATACTCTCTTGTCTCTTTTTTATAGACTCCCTTCCATTTTAGCATGGTAAACAAAAGCTGCCTAGTTTTTCATCGCTTATGGGCCAATCTTATTCACGGCAGTCAGCTCCCCAGCATATTGTAAGCTTAATCCTTATAGTTTTTGCTATAATAGGCGTAAACTAAGTAAAAAGAAGGGATTATCATGAAAGAAGAAGTGCAAGCACAAGCACGAAAGCTGATTGAAGAACTCATCGATAAGGCTAAGCTAAAGTCCGGAATGACCGTAGTGGTTGGCTGCTCCACTAGCGAAATTATGGGGGAAAGAATTGGGACGGATTCACAACCCGAGATTGGAAAAGCGGTCTTTGACGCCATCCACCAAAGTCTAGACCAAGCCGGAATTTACCTCGCCACCCAATGCTGTGAGCACCTTAACCGGGCCATTGTCACTGAACGAGAGGCCCGTCCCTTTGCTCCAATAATAAATGTAGTTCCCCAACCCAAGGCGGGCGGGTCATTTTCCACCGCTGCCTACCAGACCTTCCAAGATCCAATCGTTATTGAAGAGATTCAAGCCGATGCAGGGATTGATATTGGGAACACCTTAATCGGCATGCACCTCAAACCGGTAGCTGTTCCCCTGCGCCTAGAAAATCACCGGATCGGTTCCGCCTGGGTCAACGCTGCCCGTACCCGTCCGAAGTTCATTGGCGGCGAACGTGCCCGCTACAATGATCAATTAAAATAATTATTCCATAATAAAAACACTTGCCCGATTTCCAACTCTAGCCCCAGACTGGCTAGACCATCATGGATTATCGGCAAGTGTTTTTTACTTATCTCTATTAATCATCTTTATGCCGGTTAGTTAAAAACCGGGTCATCCGTCTGAAAAAATTAGGTGAAGACGGGGTGATGCGCATGACGCTTTCGTTCCGCCGACTTTCAGCTTCTTGCATCATTTGTTCTTGGGAATTAATGGCCTTATCGCCGGATTTAACATGGCGATAGACTCCATCACTACCTAGTTCTCTGGCTTTTTGATTATCGGCTAATTCGACTTCTAAGAAGTGAATGATTTGGGCTTCAATATCTTGATCAATAATAGGAAATTCAATTTCCACCCGGCGGATCATATTTCTGGTCATCATATCCGCAGAAGATAGGAAGACATGTTTCTGACCATTGCGGTAGAAGTAATAGATCCGGCTGTGTTCTAAGAAACGGCCCACGATCGAGCGGACCCGAATATTTTCCGATAAGCCTTCGACTTGGGGACGTAAACAACAGATTCCCCGGATAATCAAATCAATTTGCACCCCAGCCTGGCTAGCCTCATAGAGCTTTTTGATTAGGGGTTTATCGGTTAGTGAGTTCATCTTAGCAATAATACGTCCATTACCGTATTTCTTCTGATTTTCAATCTCTTCATCGATATAATCAGTCAGAGAATCCCGAATGGCAAAAGGCGAAACATGGAGGGCCTCATAATCAGGCACTTCACTATAGCCGCTCAGGAAGTTAAAGAACTTGGACCCATCGCTAGTTAAGGCTTCATTAGTCGATAAGATCCCCATATCCGTGTATTGTTTAGCCGTTTTGTCATTGTAGTTCCCGGTTCCTAGGTGGATATAACGTTGGATTTTTCCAGCTTCCCGTCTCACCACCAGGGTAATTTTACTGTGGGTTTTGAGTTCACTTAAACCATAAAGGACATGGCAGCCGGCATCTTCGAGTTCTCTAGCCCAGTGGACATTATTCTCTTCGTCAAAGCGAGCTTTCAGTTCCACCAAGACGGTGACTTCCTTGCCATTTTCCGCTGCCTTCTTCAAGGACTTAACGATCGGCGAATGCTTGGATACCCGGTAGAGGGTCATCTTGATAGCGACTGTTTTCGGGTCCGAAGCCGCATGGTCGACAAAGGACAAGATCGGTTTGAAGGAGTCGTAAGGATGGTGGAAGAATAAGTCTCCCTTTTTAACAAGTTGGTAGAGGTTTTCGCCGTGGTAGTTGGGATATTCTACCGGTTCAAAATCGGGATACTTCCATTCGGGGTGGTCTTCACTAATATCATCAACCAGGTCAAATAAGAAGGTCAGATCAAGGGGACCGTTAATAGGATAAAGGCCTTCTTCTGGCACCTTCAAATAGGGTTGGACGGTCGCTAAGAAATCTTCATTATTGTGGTCATTCGAACTCTCCCAGCGGGTATCCCATTCAATCCGAACGGTTTTCCCGTGTAGGCGGTTTTTAACATGGTCTTCCATCACATCCAAGAGGTCCATAACATCATCTTCATTTAATTCAAAGTCAGCGTTCCGGGCAATCCGAAATGGAATCCGACGTTTAATGGTGTAACCCTTGAAGAGTGCATTTAGTCCATGGATGACGACATCTTCTACTAAAACATAGGCCTTCCCCTCACCATCATCTAAAGTGAGATAACGCTTGAGTAGGGTCGGAATAGGAACAACAGCAATATAGGAATTCTGATCCTTCTCTAATTCCACTAAAATATTCAAGGCATGGTTTTTCAAGTGTGGGAAAGGTCGGTAGGCATCAATACCAATAGCCGTTAAGGTGGGCAAAATCAGTTCTTCAAACTGCTCTTTTACTTGTGCTTTTTGAACTTCATTGAGATCAGCTACTGATTTAAGGTGGTAACCCTTTTCATCCAACAATTCTACCATGTCGTGGTAGCGGGCATATTGGGCTTCCACATTTCGCGTATTACGGTCATGAATACCTTGCATTAACTGCTTAGGTGACATTTGGGTTTTGTTTTCAGCCACTTGAACGCCATCAAGGTATTGATTATAAACCCCTGCAAAACGAACCATAATAAACTCATCTAAGTTAGAGCTGACAATCCCTAAAAAATTTAATTGTTCTAACAAGGGATTGTTGGGATCACTGGCTTCTTCAACGCAACGATAGTTAAAATCTAACCAACTCAGCTCCCGATTATAATAATAATGAGCAGCTGAGTTTTCAGCCTGCAAGGATTGGGTATTTTTTTGATTATTGCTAGTGGTTGACATACTGCACTCTCCTCCATTTTAATGCACAAGTAATACGACAATGTCGATAAAAACAGTTAGAAATTATGTGTCAAATCGATGATTAGACGCCAGTAAGAAGGTTAGCCAGCCAGGATTAGTCTATTCAATTAAAATTAACTTTTAACACTTACTCATCAAGACTATCCAGGGGAATAAACTCTAAACTTAAGCTTCCATCCAAGGCCCGGCTGAGATGTTTCTTATGGCGGTTGGCCCGGTATTTTTCGGTAATTATAGGCTCTGTGTGATAGATTTTCAACAAGTAATTGTTATCTTCATCACGTTCTAAGCGTAATTTTTTGACTGGATCAGTTTTGGAGTAATTTAAGGCTTGGGCAAAGCGAATCATTCCGCCCACTTTCATTAAGTGGTCTTCTTCTTCCTCACTAAACCAATCCTTAAAATTAGTCATATAAAGTTGGAAGAGCGACCGGTTCTTATAGGAAGACAAGAGCGCTAAACGTACCCGGTCCAAATGAGAAAAGCCGAGGAGATTAGTGTTAGAGAGCAGGTAGAAGGTGTGTTGGGAATCGGCCTCCCGACTGACAAAACTAGCAAAGCGATAGAGGTAGGCCGCAAATTCGATCATTTCTCTTTCTTCATCATCAAAAGTAAATTGATCCAAATCACACATTTGTTGGTAAAGACTCAAACAAAGATCAACGTGTTGCTGGGTCCCCGCTGAGTTAAAGGGCAGGTCATGGGCAATTTTTCTGGTGGAACGCAGGCGGATAAGCTGGGTATCAATCGGGGTATTATAATTCTTATTAATATCCTCTAAGATAATCCCTTCCCGCAAACCTTGGGTAGAAACTGTGAAATTTTTCGCCTTCGACAATTTGAAGAGTTCAATAAAGGCAATCAAAGCTGGTACGATCAAATCCGTCCGCTCAGTACTCAAACCTTCAATATCATCCAAATCCTTAGGCTTGGTGTCTAAAACCATATCCAAGGTTTCTTCTAAATCATCTAAAGTCATCTGATAACCATGGAGCCCCGCAATCGGATAATTATGCATACGCTGATGCATTTCGGCCACATTACGTACTGAGCCTCCAATCCCAATTAAAGGCAACTTAGCCTTCTTGATCCAGGGTTCTTGCTTAAATTGACTGCGGATATAATCCCTCGCCGCTTCAATAGCTTCTTCATCATTATGGTCCTTATTCTTAAAAAAGCGTTCACGAATATAGACCACACCGAAGGGAAAGCTATGAAAGGTATCCATGGCCTTGTCTTGGTACTTGGTTACCTCACAAGATCCCCCACCGATATCAATGGTAAGCGCATCAGGAATAGTAATGGCATGCATGACGGCATACTGGCCAAAGCGAGCTTCTTCTTCCTCAGAAATAATCCCAATAGTGATGCCGGTTTTTTCTTTGACACGGTCGATAATTTCTTCTTGGTTAGCCGATTGCCGGACGGCTGCCGTAGCCAGGGCTTTAATTTCATCCACTTTAAAGTTTTTGATAATGGTCGCAAAGTCATCTAAGGCAGTAATTAAGCGTTGAATACCCGTATCACTCATATATTTTTTATCATCTTTTTCAATGAGGTATTGGCTCAATTGTGACGGCACTTTGACGTTTTGAAGTTCTTCAAAATTATACCAGTCATCAATCCCGTAGATAACCAGACGGATGGTGTTTGACCCAATATCAATAATCGCTTTTCGCTCTTGAAACATGACATAGTCCTTCCTATTATAAAAATGCCAAGGACTCTCCTTGAAATTCAATTTTATTATAACGAATCACAGCCCCTGGCTCAATTATTTACCTTCTTAAAGTACAATTTGAGTTACTTAGAAAACTTAAATGGCCTTAATCATATGATAATGCGGATGTCCCCCAATAATCAATTCCGAAATGGTTTCAAAGCCTAGGCGTTGGTAAAGCGTCAGGGCGCGTTGGTTATGGAAGTCCACATTTAAGGAAAGCTTGTGGTAATTTTTTTCACGGCCGACTTGGCCTAGATGGGCGATTAATCGACGGGCATAGCCCTTGCCCTCTTCTCCCTGCTTGGTCGCTAAGGAATCCAGGTAGAATTCATCCACTAAGGCTTCTGTTTCAGCATAGCTTCTGGGGATTTGATCAAGGGAGTAGCCCATTTCCAGCATGGTGGTTTCCAGGGGGCTCTCAATAATAGGATCCAAGACGCCTGGATAAGCATAAGCTACAGCGACTAATTGGTCGGCTTCAAAGACCCCATAGCCGTGAGCGTATCCGTAACGGTAATAGGGTTTCTTCATGGCTTGAGCGATAATTTTGCCACTAGTCTCCCAACCATATTCATTAATTAAAGGTTCATCTAAGTGCTCTAAAATCACCTTAATCACCTGGTAGCTGGCCTGGGTATCCGATACTTTTAACTGTCTAATTTCCATAAATAATTTTCCCCTTTATCCAAATTTTTGTCCTCTTGCTTTAGTATAGACAAGCCTGGCCGAGTCTGCAAATCTCCTTATCTGAATTGAATGATCTGAAAAAATGCTCCCTATAAAGTAAAAAAATCCAAGGCTTGTAAAAACAACACTTGGATTTTTCATCAGTCTTTAATGAACATTGATCGTATAGTTTTCCTGAATGGTAGGATCCATATTTAATATTTCTTTAATGGTCCTTTCGGTATTTTGCTTGGCAGCTTCCAATAGGCCCTTGTCTTTGGCTTCTTCTTCCGAGGCTTTCTTTTGTTCATTGGTGAAATTAGCATAGTCATCTACTGTCATTTTATTGAAGATCGAGGCTTCTTCATCAAAGACCTTGACCGAATCGCTATCGATATCATGAGAGAGAATCTTCACCTCAGGCAATGTGACATCAATAGTTTGGTCTTGAACCTTGACATCAATAGCGCTGAGATCGATTCCGACATGGATCACCCCGTCATAGGAAACAATAAATTTTTTCGTGGTAAAAGGTAGCTTCCAGTTATAGAATTTTCTTTGATTTTCAAAGGATGCCGTATTGGTGTAGAAATATTTGGTTGTGGTTAACTCCTTAGCTTGTTCTAGGCGGTTACCCACTAATTCCGAAGTAATTTCTGTTTGGCTATCCTGCTTACCGAGATAGTGACCGCCAATAAAGGCAGCGGCTAATAGTCCTAAGATGATCACTAGGACCCCTAAAAATTTCTTAAATCGTCGCATAGTTTTCCTCTTTTCTGATAATCATTATAGCAAAAAGTCAGCCAATAGCACTTTTTTAAGCTTCCTTAACCCTATAGTTATAAAAAGCCCTTACCTTGGGGCAAGGGCTCATATTTATCGTGATCTCTTCTTAGTCTTAGTTTTCGTTTAAGCCTGCTTGTAAGGCAGTAACGATAGCTAACTTGTAGGCATCTTCTTCGTTACAGCCGCGTGATAAGTCATTTACTGGTTTAGCCATTCCTTGTAGGATAGGTCCAATCGCTTCAAAGCCACCGAGGCGTTGAGCAATCTTGTAGCCAATATTCCCGGATTGAATTTCTGGGAAAATAAGCACTTTAGCATGACCAGCTACTTTTGAACCAGGGGCTTTCTTTTCCCCAACAGCTGGAACCAGAGCCGCGTCAAATTGTAATTCACCGTCAACGTTAAAGTCTTCCGGTGCATTTTCTTGAGCAATCTTCGTAGCTTGGGCAGCTTTTTCTTGTTCTGGAGAAGAAGCTGAACCTTTAGTTGAGAATGACAAGAAGGCAATATCCGGTTCCACATCAAATAATTTAGCGGTTTCCCCTGTCACTAGTCCAATTTCCGCTAAGGTTTCAGCGTCTGGACTAATGGTGATGGCACAGTCCCCCATCATGTATTTTTCTTCACTGCCATCTTCTTTTGGACGGGTCAATAGGAAAGCACCAGAGACGTTTTTTACCCCGGCCTTAGTCTTGATGATTTGTAAAGCAGGACGTACGGTATCACCAGTTGCATGGGCAGCCCCTGAAACTAAACCGTCACTTTTACCCATGTAAACTAACATGGTACCAAAGTAGTTGACGTCTTTAAGCATTTCACGTGCTTGTTCTTCAGTGGCCTTGCCTTTACGACGTTCAACAAAAGCTTGGACCATTTCTTCATAAGCATCATAGTTATCAGGATCTACGATTTCAATTCCAGATAAATCAATGCCGCGGTCTTTAGCTTGAGAATGAATTTCATCAGGGTTACCCACTAAAATAGGAACTAAGAGGTCATCAGCTTTTAAGCGAGCTGCAGCCCCTTGAATCCGTTCATCAGTAGCTTCTGGAAAAACGATACGTGTTTGTTTCCCTTTAATTTTTGCTTTTAATTCATCAAATAAAGCCATTTCTCTACCTCCATAAATTATTAGATTCTAATTTTAGTTTACCATAAAATGAGCGTTTCTAATAATCATATGCAAACAGTACAAAGAAAAGAGCGCCTCTTAGTCTAGGCCGTCCTTTAAGACTAGGCCAGCACTAAGGCGCTCCCTTCTCTTATTTCTAGATTATTGCCAGAAATCCAATTTTTGTGGATCAAGACCAATATCCTTGGCTCTAAAGACTGGATTTTTACCCGCCTTTCTTTGCTTATGGTAATCATTTAAAGCCGCTATAGCCTGCTTACTTAAAAGTAAAATGGCCGGTAAGTTAATTAAAGCCATCAGGGCCATTAGAATATCTGCAGTCATCCAGGCCAAAGACGATTCTTGTAAAGCTCCTAAGAAGACCACCAGAATGAAAAAAATTCTAAAGAGACGCATGATCCCAGGTCTTGGCGTGCCTTTAAAGATATAAGCAATATTATTATCCACGTAATATAAGTTCCCAATTAGAGTTGTAAAGCCAAAAAGCATGAGTGACACCGTAATAAAGATGTTTCCAAAGTTTCCAAAGACGGTAGCAAGGGAAGCTTGGACGTAAGCCGCTCCAGATAATTCTTCTGCAGGAGTTATTCCTGAACTTAAACACATGAAGGCGGTTGCTGAACAAATTAACAAGGTATCAATAAAGACCGAAATCATTTGTACCAGCCCTTGTTTAACCGGATGGGACACATGGGCTGAGGCCGCTGCATTAGGGGCTGAACCGATCCCTGCCTCATTAGAAAAGAGACCACGTTTGATTCCATACATCATACTAGACCCAGCAATCCCTGAAAAGATGGCCTTGAAGTTAAAGGCATCCTTAAAAATTAAAGTAAAGATGGTGGGCAGGTAATTCAAGTTAAAGAGGATCATAATCAAAGCGACCCCAACATAAATGGTCCCCATAAAGGGAACTAAAAAACTAGTGAAGGAAATAATCCGTTTGCCTCCACCCAAGATACAATAGCCGGTCACCAAAGCCAAGACCCCACCAACAATTAAAGGCGTCCATTGAGCATGATAGAAGTCATAGACTTGAAAGGAGTCTTGTAAATTATAGGCAGCCAGCATATTGAAACCCACTGCGTAAGTCAAAATTAAAAACACGGAAAAGATAATGCCTAAGCCCCGATTATGGAGGGCCGTTTCAATGTAATGGGAGGGGCCCCCATAAGAATCCCCAGTTGGCGTCTTCTTCTTGTAAATTTGAGCTAGGGTAGATTCAATAAAGGCCGAAGAACCACCAATAATAGCCACTAGCCACATCCAAAAGACCGCCCCATAGCCGCCCAAACAAATCGCTGTTGAGACACCGACAATATTCCCAGTCCCCACCCGTGAAGCCGTTGAAACCATTAAGGCCTGGAATGAGGAAACCGAATCTTCTTTTTCGGGTTTTTCCATAATTACCCCAATTGCTTCCTTAAAGTCTCTAATTTGAACCCCCTTAGTGCGGAAGGTAAAATAAAGACCAATTCCCAAAAGCAAGACAATTAAAATCGGGTAATAAAGGACATTGCTGATTGGTGTCAGAAAATTAATCAGTTGTTCAGTCACTGAAGTCAGCTCCTTTTTATCAATTAAAAGTTTTTACCTTACTAGATTAGCGAAAAGTCCGATAAATAGCAATGGTTTTTTGTAATGATTTTTGACATCGTTTTAAATTTAAATCTCTTCACAAAAAAAGAACCTTGACTTATCAAGGTTCTTTAAAGATAGTCTTTATTACTAATGTCAGCTTAACTGCCACACACTTGGCACTTGCTTAGCAGCTAACTGATTGAATCTTAATCCCGAATTTTTGCTTGTAATTCATGAGCAAGGGCTGCTTTGACCTTAGCAAAGTCTTCATTGACTTCTTCATCTACCAAAGTCGCTTCTGGGTTCAGATAAGTGAGTTGATAAGCTACCGATTTTCGCCCGTCTTGGATATGTTCACCACGGTAAATATCAAAGAGTTTAACATTAACCAGGTAGCTATTCGCTGCGGCTTGAATAGTAGCTACAATTTCAGCATGGCTCACTTCTTCAGCCACAATCATGGCGATATCGCGGCTAATGCTTGGATATTTTGCCAGGGGTTCTTGGATGACCTGGTGTTCAGGCAAGTCATAGATGGCTTGTAAGTTAAACTCAGCCACGAAACTTTGGTTATTGAGGTCATAGTCCTTAGTAATTTGAGGGTGGAGTTGAGCTAAGTAACCAATGGTTAGCCATTCTCCTTGGTCCTCCACTTGTACAAGGGCTGTCCGACCAGGATGGGTATCCGGTAGATCAGTGCTTTGTAGGTAGCGAATTTGCCCGGCTAAATTGTAAGAAGCCAGTAGCGATTCCACTGCCCCCTTCATATCATAAAAGTCAACCGCTTGGGCCTTCCCTTGCCAGCTATCTCCTTCAACATCACCCGTCCATAAGGCTGCTAGATGGCTTTCTTCACGAGGAAGATCATCTTCTAACTCGTCATCATAGAAAACCCGGCCGATTTCATAGATTTGGACGTCCTTCACCTTACGAGCTAGGTTGTATTGGGCAATATCTAATAAACTGGTCAGTAAGTTAGTCCGCATGTAACGGCGTTCGTCACTCATTGGGAAGTCCAAGGCTACGGCTTCATGAGCTTGGGCTTGTAAGACATCAAGTTTCTTCTCACTGGTTAAACTGTAAGAAATCACTTGGTCAAAGCCTAGCGCTTCCATAGTCCGATGGCTTTGACGTTCAAATTTTTGCCAGTCGTTTAATCCAATATTGACGGGTTGGACTGGTGAAATCCGGGAAGGGATCTTATCGTAACCATAGATACGGGCGACTTCTTCCACTAGGTCAGCTGGAATGGAAATATCCCAACGTCGAGTAGGCACGGACACGGTAAATTCATCAGCGTCACCTTTAACTGGAAAACCCAACCGTCTAAAGGATGCTTTGACCTCTTCAAAACTGATTTCCATACCTAGGAGACTGGTAATATAAGCTAAATTAGTCGTTACTTCTTTATTTTTAACGTCAAGGTGAGATACCCAAGCGCGGCCCTTAACTGCTTGTCCGCCAGCCCACTCTTCCATCAATTGGGCCGCATAGGCGCCGGCTTCATCGATAGTGGCGATATTTAAGCCGCGTTCATTTCTCAAACTCGACTCACTTCTAAGGGCTAAGCGTCTAGCTGTGCGGCGGATATGGGAAGAGTTAAACATGGCTGATTCAATCAAAACATTGGTGGTATTGTCATCAATCTCAGTAGACAAGCCCCCCATCACTCCAGCTAGGGCAATTGGCTCTTGGCCATCAGTGATGACTAAGTCATCATCCGTTAAGTCTCTTTCCACACCGTCTAAGGTCACTAATTTTTCCCCGGTTTTAGCTAGTCGAGGAGCAATGGTTTTAGATTGCAACTTATCATAGTCAAAGGCATGAAGGGGTTGGCCGTATTCCAATAAGACATAGTTGGTCGCGTCAACCACATTATTAATCGGACGGATACCTTCTTTCATCAGGCGGATTTGTACATCAATCGGGCTGGCTTGAATTTTAACATCCTTAACCAAATGAGCAGTGTAGTGAGGGAAGAGATCACTATCAGAAATTTCAACAGTGACCTCACCACTTAAATCACTTCCCGCTTCAAAGGCTTGGTCATCATAAGTGTTGATGTCAATAGGACGGTCATAGATGGCACTTAATTCATAAGCGACCCCCCGCATGGATAGGGCATCGGCCCGGTTAGGAGTGATATCGAGGTCTAAGACCGTATCTTCTAAGTGTAAGTAGTCTTTAATATCTTGGCCTACGGGAGCGTCTTCCGGTAAGATCATAATCCCATTAGCAAATTCTTTAGGAATCACATTTTCGCTAAAGCCAAGCTCTTGTAAAGAACAGAGCATCCCATTGGACTCTTGTCCGCGCAATTTTCCCTTCTTAATCTTTTGGTTGCCAGAAACGCGGGCCCCATGTAAAGCAACAATAACCTTTTGACCCGCAGCCACATTAGGGGCGCCACAGACAATTTGTAAGGGCTCTTCTTGGCCGACATCCACTTGGCAAACATGCAAGCTGTCCGCATTCGGATGTTTTTCCACAGATAAGGTCTTTCCAACTACAATTTTCTTCAAGCCGGAAAAGTCTTGGTTCAAGCCATCGACTTCCAGTCCGGTCCGTGATAAGTCTTCTGCTAAAGCTTCATCTTGAATATCTTCAATATCTACAAATTCATTTAACCAATTACGTGATGCTAACATGTCAGTCATTACCCTCTTTCTTGAAATTGATGAATAAAGCGGAGATCATTTTGGTAGAAATGACGGATATCTTCAATACCGTATTTCAACATGGCTACCCGGTCTGGTCCCAGGCCAAAGGCAAAGCCACTGTATTCTTCACTATCAATCCCTGACATTTCTAAGACATTAGGATGGACCATACCCCCACCGAGAATTTCAATCCAGCCAGTTTTCTTACAGATGTTGCAGCCTTGGCCACCACACTTGAAACAAGAGATGTCAATTTCAACAGATGGTTCAGTAAATGGGAAGTAGGATGGACGTAGACGCACTTGGCGGTCGCCTCCAAAGAGATGGCGGGCAAAGAGTTCTAGTGTCCCCTTCAAGTCTGAGAGGCCGATATTTTTATCAACGACTAGCCCCTCAATTTGGTGGAATTGGTGGGAGTGGGTCGCGTCATCGGAGTCCCGGCGGTAAACCTTACCTGGACTAATCATTTGCAAAGGCCCTTTGGAAAAATCATGTTGATCCATGGCATGGGCTTGAACTGGCGAAGTGTGGGTCCGTAAAAGTACCTTATTTTCTTCAATATAGAAGGTATCTTGCATATCCCGAGCCGGATGGTCTTCGGGTAAATTCATCCGTTTAAAGTTGTAATAGTCCGATTCGATTTCTGGCCCTTCGACAATGATATAACCAAGGTCTAAGAAGAGGTCTTCAATTTCTTCCATGACTTGACTAATCACATGTTGACTACCTAATTTTTGTTGCTTACCAGGCAGGGTCACGTCAATGGTTTCCGCCATTAATTTTTGGTTAAGGGCTTCTTCTTCTAAAACAGCTTGTTTTTGGTCGAGTTCTTTAGCCACTTTATTTTTTAATTCATTGGCATAGGCCCCTACTTTAGGGCGTTCACTAGGGTCAATATCCTTCATGTGCCGCAAAGCTTCGGTGATTGGCCCCTTTTTCCCTAGGTACTTCACGCGAATAGCTTGCACATCATCAAGGCTAGAAATGCTTTGAATTTCTTCAGCGATTTGCCCTTCAATTGCTTGTAAATTGCTAATTATATCCATGCTTAAACTCCTTTTTATAACGATTAT
The nucleotide sequence above comes from Aerococcus urinae. Encoded proteins:
- the pheS gene encoding phenylalanine--tRNA ligase subunit alpha; this encodes MDIISNLQAIEGQIAEEIQSISSLDDVQAIRVKYLGKKGPITEALRHMKDIDPSERPKVGAYANELKNKVAKELDQKQAVLEEEALNQKLMAETIDVTLPGKQQKLGSQHVISQVMEEIEDLFLDLGYIIVEGPEIESDYYNFKRMNLPEDHPARDMQDTFYIEENKVLLRTHTSPVQAHAMDQHDFSKGPLQMISPGKVYRRDSDDATHSHQFHQIEGLVVDKNIGLSDLKGTLELFARHLFGGDRQVRLRPSYFPFTEPSVEIDISCFKCGGQGCNICKKTGWIEILGGGMVHPNVLEMSGIDSEEYSGFAFGLGPDRVAMLKYGIEDIRHFYQNDLRFIHQFQERG
- the pheT gene encoding phenylalanine--tRNA ligase subunit beta, producing MLASRNWLNEFVDIEDIQDEALAEDLSRTGLEVDGLNQDFSGLKKIVVGKTLSVEKHPNADSLHVCQVDVGQEEPLQIVCGAPNVAAGQKVIVALHGARVSGNQKIKKGKLRGQESNGMLCSLQELGFSENVIPKEFANGIMILPEDAPVGQDIKDYLHLEDTVLDLDITPNRADALSMRGVAYELSAIYDRPIDINTYDDQAFEAGSDLSGEVTVEISDSDLFPHYTAHLVKDVKIQASPIDVQIRLMKEGIRPINNVVDATNYVLLEYGQPLHAFDYDKLQSKTIAPRLAKTGEKLVTLDGVERDLTDDDLVITDGQEPIALAGVMGGLSTEIDDNTTNVLIESAMFNSSHIRRTARRLALRSESSLRNERGLNIATIDEAGAYAAQLMEEWAGGQAVKGRAWVSHLDVKNKEVTTNLAYITSLLGMEISFEEVKASFRRLGFPVKGDADEFTVSVPTRRWDISIPADLVEEVARIYGYDKIPSRISPVQPVNIGLNDWQKFERQSHRTMEALGFDQVISYSLTSEKKLDVLQAQAHEAVALDFPMSDERRYMRTNLLTSLLDIAQYNLARKVKDVQIYEIGRVFYDDELEDDLPREESHLAALWTGDVEGDSWQGKAQAVDFYDMKGAVESLLASYNLAGQIRYLQSTDLPDTHPGRTALVQVEDQGEWLTIGYLAQLHPQITKDYDLNNQSFVAEFNLQAIYDLPEHQVIQEPLAKYPSISRDIAMIVAEEVSHAEIVATIQAAANSYLVNVKLFDIYRGEHIQDGRKSVAYQLTYLNPEATLVDEEVNEDFAKVKAALAHELQAKIRD